The following are encoded together in the uncultured Sphaerochaeta sp. genome:
- a CDS encoding MMPL family transporter encodes MRFFTSFAKRPFLLLLAVLVLSSIFVISIANNAVLETDLDEYMPKTHLAFMASDEAESLFGIKDAILIVVEHPEGIYNPGTIQKIEAITEALQEEFDAVESVTSLTTADNIKSDDGFLEVEPFYSGQTSDSAISQMQAEVEANPMIYGRNVSKDGTATLIIAELNSNIEAETLQTWAGQWEGPENLMVAGRPVVEGALAELGPKDMAIMFPLVIITMIILLYLLLRSVRDTVLNMIIVLFGTLVSFGLMTLLNIPIYAVDTMIPVMLIAIGVAYGIHMHNTIHHLMISYPNLSKGELATQSLKQMVRPIIMTAITTAIGFVALMSSQVLPVRYFGLFAAIGVLSEMLLALLLFPASLYLLGKPKYKRAKADLELQQGKGTLSDKLQALLLRRPKMVVFISLTVLIIGIWGTSMVWIDTSFLANFEEDSTIAQTDQFVNSKFGGTSTLNIILSGDEADLFKHPEVLQAMDSIQDDIEKDPIVGNTLSLATFIKQMNQVMLDHEAGSYSIPNSQELVSQYLLLYEFSGDPKSLEKVVDYEYTSANITVQLKSDSSAVLKDILAVVDSYRPVFAEHEIELTYAGSGYKAFIFSELLLEGQIISLAISFAIIIILLALLFRNLRIGVVGTVPIAITAVVNFGVMGLLGIPLSSATALITSIAIGIGVDYAIHFLEHYTNERLGGLSLEQATRSTLRHTGRAIIFNAIAVMGGFAILMFSVFPPNRQVGALIVLNMATSALGTLTILVVLVHYLEKKHVFLPKRIR; translated from the coding sequence ATGCGATTTTTCACATCATTTGCTAAACGCCCGTTTCTTCTCTTGCTCGCGGTATTGGTTCTATCCTCTATCTTTGTCATCTCCATTGCGAACAATGCAGTGCTGGAGACGGACCTTGATGAGTATATGCCAAAGACCCACCTCGCCTTCATGGCCAGTGATGAAGCAGAGAGCCTTTTTGGTATCAAGGATGCAATACTCATCGTAGTTGAACACCCTGAGGGCATCTACAACCCTGGTACCATCCAGAAGATTGAAGCCATCACTGAAGCACTCCAGGAAGAGTTCGATGCAGTGGAATCCGTAACCAGTCTCACGACCGCAGACAACATCAAGAGTGATGATGGATTCCTTGAGGTTGAACCATTCTACTCTGGGCAAACGAGTGATTCGGCAATCTCACAAATGCAAGCCGAGGTAGAAGCCAACCCCATGATCTATGGGAGAAATGTCAGCAAGGATGGGACGGCTACACTGATCATTGCTGAACTGAACAGTAATATAGAGGCAGAGACACTGCAGACTTGGGCTGGGCAGTGGGAAGGGCCTGAGAATCTCATGGTTGCAGGACGCCCAGTAGTTGAAGGGGCTCTCGCAGAGTTGGGACCGAAGGATATGGCGATTATGTTCCCCTTGGTCATCATCACCATGATCATCCTGCTCTATCTCTTGTTACGTTCAGTACGCGATACGGTGCTGAATATGATTATTGTGCTTTTCGGGACACTGGTCTCCTTCGGCTTGATGACCTTGTTGAACATACCCATCTATGCCGTTGATACCATGATACCGGTCATGTTGATTGCCATCGGGGTTGCCTATGGTATCCACATGCACAACACCATCCACCACCTGATGATCTCCTACCCTAACCTTTCCAAAGGAGAACTGGCTACCCAGTCCCTAAAACAGATGGTAAGACCGATTATCATGACAGCAATAACTACAGCTATCGGATTTGTTGCCCTAATGAGCAGCCAGGTACTTCCTGTCCGGTATTTTGGGTTGTTTGCGGCCATCGGAGTCCTCTCTGAGATGTTGCTTGCCCTGTTGCTCTTCCCCGCTTCCCTCTATCTTCTGGGTAAGCCCAAGTATAAGAGAGCGAAGGCAGATCTTGAGTTACAACAGGGAAAAGGGACTCTGTCAGACAAGCTCCAAGCACTCCTGCTGCGTCGTCCGAAGATGGTTGTTTTCATCTCCCTTACAGTACTCATTATCGGAATCTGGGGGACAAGCATGGTATGGATCGATACAAGCTTCCTGGCAAACTTTGAGGAAGACAGTACGATTGCACAGACCGACCAATTCGTAAACAGCAAGTTCGGAGGCACCTCCACCTTGAACATCATCCTGAGCGGGGATGAGGCAGACCTCTTCAAGCATCCAGAGGTACTGCAGGCGATGGATTCCATACAAGATGATATTGAGAAGGACCCAATTGTTGGAAACACCCTCTCCCTTGCAACCTTCATCAAACAGATGAACCAAGTAATGCTGGACCATGAGGCGGGAAGTTACAGCATCCCGAACTCCCAAGAACTGGTAAGTCAGTATCTCCTGCTCTACGAATTCTCCGGTGATCCCAAATCCTTGGAAAAGGTCGTTGACTACGAGTATACCAGTGCAAATATCACTGTTCAGCTAAAGAGTGACAGCTCTGCAGTCCTCAAGGATATCCTTGCTGTGGTCGATTCGTACCGCCCCGTCTTCGCTGAACATGAAATTGAATTAACGTATGCCGGCAGTGGATACAAGGCCTTCATATTCAGCGAACTCTTGCTGGAAGGACAGATTATCAGCTTGGCCATCAGCTTTGCGATAATCATCATTCTTCTGGCTCTCCTGTTCCGGAACCTACGAATAGGTGTGGTGGGGACGGTACCGATTGCCATCACTGCGGTGGTGAATTTCGGTGTGATGGGACTGCTGGGCATCCCGCTCAGCAGCGCAACTGCCTTGATAACCAGCATTGCCATCGGTATCGGGGTGGATTATGCCATCCACTTCCTGGAGCACTACACAAATGAGCGCCTTGGAGGATTATCGCTTGAGCAAGCCACAAGATCGACACTGAGGCATACTGGGAGGGCAATCATCTTCAATGCAATCGCCGTGATGGGTGGCTTTGCGATCCTGATGTTCAGCGTCTTTCCTCCCAACAGGCAGGTAGGGGCACTTATTGTCCTGAACATGGCAACCAGTGCCTTGGGCACGCTTACCATACTGGTGGTGCTTGTGCACTACCTTGAGAAAAAACATGTGTTTCTTCCAAAACGCATACGATAA
- a CDS encoding outer membrane lipoprotein-sorting protein, translating to MNIRTAKRISVLALLLTFALLTVSAATPSGSEVMWEVYNRDSGETMSANLIMTITNARGSVRERTIAQYRMDKNGVESKLMFFLSPSDVRNTSFLSFSYEDGRSDDQYIYLPALRRVKRIASDSKNDSFMGSDFTYDDMGSRHPELDTHKVLRKETVQGVPTLVVESVAKGDEDYPRTLSWVVDGEWFGLKKEFYLPNGTLGKTLTIDAYEEIDGIYVITDMTMRNLEKNTSTRIQMEEVEFNLDFNDSFFSERQMKIGPRR from the coding sequence ATGAACATACGTACAGCCAAACGAATCAGTGTGCTTGCACTGCTCTTGACGTTCGCCTTACTTACCGTGAGCGCAGCCACCCCGAGTGGTAGCGAGGTAATGTGGGAAGTCTATAACCGAGATAGCGGAGAGACGATGAGCGCAAATCTGATCATGACCATCACCAATGCAAGAGGATCTGTCAGGGAACGAACAATTGCCCAATACCGAATGGATAAGAATGGGGTTGAGAGCAAGCTTATGTTCTTCCTCTCCCCCAGTGATGTAAGAAATACCAGCTTCCTCAGCTTCAGCTATGAGGATGGGAGAAGTGATGACCAGTACATTTACCTGCCTGCCCTCAGAAGAGTGAAGCGAATTGCAAGCGACAGCAAGAATGACTCCTTCATGGGTTCTGACTTCACCTACGATGACATGGGAAGCCGACATCCTGAACTGGATACCCACAAGGTCTTGAGGAAGGAGACTGTTCAGGGGGTTCCCACCTTGGTGGTTGAGAGCGTTGCAAAAGGAGATGAGGACTATCCCAGGACCCTCTCGTGGGTTGTTGATGGAGAGTGGTTCGGCTTGAAGAAGGAGTTTTACCTTCCGAATGGGACTTTAGGGAAAACGCTCACCATTGATGCCTATGAAGAGATAGATGGCATCTATGTCATCACCGACATGACGATGAGAAACCTGGAGAAAAACACTTCTACCAGAATACAGATGGAAGAGGTCGAATTCAATCTTGATTTCAATGACAGCTTCTTCAGTGAACGACAGATGAAAATTGGACCAAGGAGATAA
- a CDS encoding DUF1302 family protein: MKHKTFILTSIIFAIFLLPAAAGDGVFSGMVRDYATFRFSQTDMPVHEMTADLRYDYYGGLGKLTLHPVAYSNPNEGVELDLQEAYFDFYLQDADLRVGKQKIIWGEAEGAFITDLVSPRDMRSFILADFTEIRKAVPAIKVDYYAGDYTLQGIWVTHFIPSTLPSQNSMWAQAPSLPFPPTVTAEIQAPFMPDSSLKNSEAFLSLGRFGNKISWKVNGGYVFTDEPLVTGVTAPTATTREISQGYERYGFVGGSFNTTLGSVVLRGEAALALEKPFNSVDTTSNPPISIEYHNQVQTLVGLDWNMLGAQWSSQYLLTYTHDHSDSLVSQMKPIKEFAHTLTFRVQDTFLDERLTAKLFTYVELEPTNALIRPSLSYNFGDGVLIEGGVELFVGDEEGTFGVYQDNSMAWAALRWYF; the protein is encoded by the coding sequence ATGAAACACAAAACCTTTATACTTACAAGTATAATATTTGCCATTTTCCTGCTTCCGGCAGCCGCCGGAGATGGGGTATTCAGTGGCATGGTTCGCGACTATGCCACCTTCCGGTTCAGCCAGACAGACATGCCGGTGCATGAGATGACAGCTGACTTGAGGTATGACTACTATGGGGGCCTGGGGAAACTCACGCTCCACCCGGTGGCATACAGCAATCCCAACGAAGGTGTGGAACTCGATCTGCAGGAAGCATACTTCGATTTCTATCTCCAGGATGCGGACCTCAGGGTCGGTAAACAGAAAATCATCTGGGGGGAGGCTGAGGGAGCATTCATCACCGACCTGGTAAGTCCAAGGGATATGCGCTCATTCATCCTTGCCGACTTTACGGAGATCCGTAAGGCAGTACCGGCCATCAAGGTCGACTACTACGCAGGAGATTACACCTTGCAGGGAATCTGGGTCACACATTTCATCCCATCTACGCTTCCTTCCCAAAACTCAATGTGGGCACAGGCTCCTTCCCTACCATTTCCTCCCACAGTTACCGCTGAGATTCAGGCACCCTTCATGCCAGATTCAAGTCTAAAGAACAGTGAAGCATTTCTCTCCTTGGGTCGTTTTGGCAACAAGATCAGCTGGAAGGTAAACGGGGGCTATGTATTCACCGACGAGCCTTTGGTAACGGGAGTTACTGCACCTACTGCTACCACAAGAGAGATTTCTCAGGGCTATGAGCGGTACGGGTTTGTTGGGGGAAGCTTCAACACCACCCTTGGCAGTGTTGTACTTCGTGGAGAAGCTGCACTGGCGCTTGAAAAGCCGTTCAACAGTGTGGATACAACGAGCAATCCCCCAATTTCCATTGAATACCACAACCAGGTACAGACCTTGGTGGGGTTGGACTGGAATATGCTGGGTGCCCAGTGGTCGAGTCAGTATTTGTTAACCTACACCCATGACCATAGTGATTCATTGGTCAGTCAAATGAAACCCATCAAGGAGTTCGCACACACCCTCACCTTCAGGGTTCAGGATACATTCCTCGATGAACGACTGACTGCAAAACTCTTCACCTACGTGGAACTAGAACCTACCAATGCCCTGATTAGGCCATCCCTCTCCTATAACTTTGGAGATGGAGTCTTGATTGAAGGCGGCGTGGAGTTATTTGTTGGTGATGAAGAGGGTACTTTCGGTGTCTATCAGGATAACTCCATGGCCTGGGCTGCACTTCGCTGGTACTTCTAA
- the hcp gene encoding hydroxylamine reductase yields MDNKMFCFQCQETARNFGCTQVGVCGKQPETANLQDLLIHVTKGLSQVATRLRGENKSVSKDVNHIVTYNLFTTITNANFDDEKVTERILLTIEAKKGLLAELSSKDGLSEAALYDNTDTASYEEFSKTVGVLAESNEDVRSLKELIIYGLKGISAYTKHANNLIKENEELDAFIQSALNDTLEEKSVDELVALTLKTGEWGVAGMALLDGANTGTYGNPEMTKVKIGVGKNPGILISGHDLRDLEMLLEQTQGTGVDVYTHSEMLPAHYYPAFKKYPNFYGNYGNAWWMQKKEFESFNGPILMTTNCIVPPAESYKRRLYTTGATGFPGCKHIEGGIGDKNDFSEIIELAKTCSAPTEIESGEIIGGFAHEQVFALADKVVEAVKSGAIKKFVVMGGCDGRSKSRNYYTEFAKNLPKDTVILTAGCAKYRYNKLNLGDIGGIPRVLDAGQCNDSYSLALIALKLKEIFGLDDINDLPIAYNIAWYEQKAVIVLLALLYLGVKNIHLGPTLPAFLSPNVASVLVENFGIAGISSVEDDLAELIG; encoded by the coding sequence ATGGATAACAAGATGTTCTGTTTCCAATGTCAGGAAACTGCCCGCAATTTCGGATGTACGCAAGTAGGGGTGTGCGGTAAACAGCCAGAGACAGCAAACCTGCAGGATCTTTTGATCCATGTAACCAAAGGGCTGAGCCAGGTTGCAACCAGACTCCGCGGGGAAAACAAGTCGGTCAGCAAGGACGTTAATCACATCGTGACCTACAATTTGTTCACCACCATTACCAATGCAAACTTTGATGATGAGAAGGTGACAGAAAGGATTCTCCTTACCATCGAAGCAAAGAAGGGTTTGCTTGCTGAGCTTTCCTCCAAGGATGGCCTGAGTGAGGCTGCCCTCTATGACAATACAGATACTGCTTCCTATGAGGAATTTTCCAAGACCGTCGGTGTGCTTGCTGAGAGCAATGAAGATGTACGCTCCTTGAAGGAATTGATCATCTATGGATTGAAGGGCATCAGTGCCTACACCAAGCATGCAAACAACCTGATCAAGGAAAATGAAGAACTCGATGCCTTTATCCAGAGTGCATTGAATGACACGCTTGAAGAGAAGAGTGTTGATGAACTGGTTGCTCTCACCCTGAAGACCGGCGAATGGGGTGTTGCAGGCATGGCTCTGCTCGATGGAGCGAATACCGGTACCTATGGTAATCCTGAGATGACCAAGGTAAAGATTGGTGTCGGCAAGAACCCTGGTATTCTTATCAGCGGTCACGACCTCAGGGACCTCGAGATGTTGCTTGAGCAGACCCAGGGTACTGGTGTTGATGTATACACCCACTCTGAGATGCTTCCAGCCCACTATTATCCCGCATTCAAGAAGTATCCCAACTTCTATGGCAACTATGGTAACGCATGGTGGATGCAGAAGAAGGAGTTTGAATCCTTCAACGGTCCCATCTTGATGACCACCAACTGTATCGTACCTCCAGCCGAATCATACAAGAGACGCCTCTATACCACCGGAGCAACCGGTTTCCCGGGCTGCAAGCATATTGAAGGTGGAATCGGGGATAAGAATGACTTCAGTGAGATCATCGAACTTGCCAAGACCTGTTCTGCTCCAACGGAGATTGAATCAGGTGAGATTATCGGAGGCTTTGCCCACGAGCAGGTCTTCGCACTCGCAGACAAGGTAGTGGAAGCCGTGAAGAGTGGTGCGATCAAGAAGTTCGTGGTCATGGGTGGCTGTGATGGCCGTTCCAAGAGCAGGAACTACTACACTGAGTTTGCAAAGAACCTGCCCAAGGATACGGTAATCCTGACCGCTGGTTGCGCAAAGTATCGCTATAATAAGCTGAACCTTGGTGACATCGGTGGTATCCCCCGCGTGCTTGATGCTGGTCAGTGCAATGACTCCTACTCCTTGGCACTCATTGCCTTGAAGTTGAAGGAAATCTTTGGCTTGGATGACATCAATGATCTTCCCATCGCCTACAACATTGCCTGGTATGAGCAGAAAGCTGTAATCGTACTGCTTGCCTTGCTTTACCTTGGTGTGAAGAACATCCACCTCGGGCCTACATTGCCTGCATTCCTTTCACCGAATGTAGCCAGTGTATTGGTTGAGAACTTCGGGATTGCCGGAATTTCCTCAGTAGAGGATGACCTTGCAGAATTAATCGGCTAA
- a CDS encoding cupin domain-containing protein → MIKNFKTSEVMRFADQVTYQEGQVVSKTLAQDKHHSLTLFAFEKGEEISTHASSGDALVIALDGEGLVTIDGQEFKIEAGDSILMPSDVPHAIYAPERFKMFLVVSF, encoded by the coding sequence ATGATTAAGAATTTCAAAACATCTGAAGTAATGCGTTTTGCAGACCAGGTTACCTATCAGGAAGGACAGGTCGTGAGCAAGACCCTTGCACAGGACAAACATCACAGCCTTACCCTTTTTGCTTTCGAGAAAGGGGAGGAGATCAGCACCCACGCGAGCAGCGGGGATGCTCTGGTAATCGCCCTGGACGGAGAAGGACTGGTGACCATCGATGGTCAGGAGTTCAAGATTGAGGCAGGGGATTCAATTCTGATGCCGAGTGATGTACCGCATGCAATCTATGCACCAGAGCGTTTCAAGATGTTTCTGGTAGTCAGCTTTTAA
- a CDS encoding manganese efflux pump MntP family protein produces the protein MGIIELLMLSVGLAMDAFAVSLCKGLRMRRINWSQGILIAFSFGFFQAGMPIIGWALGHQFERFITPVDHWIAFILLSLIGAKMLYDSITEDPTCPVETVDQIDLKELLLLSIATSIDALAVGITLAFLDTDIILSISLIGIITFLLSLLAVIIGNHFGNRLQSKAGILGGIVLILIGGKILLSHLGIIGF, from the coding sequence TTGGGAATCATAGAATTGCTCATGCTCTCTGTAGGTCTTGCTATGGATGCGTTTGCTGTATCCTTATGCAAAGGGCTCAGGATGCGCAGAATCAATTGGTCCCAGGGAATTCTCATTGCATTCTCCTTCGGATTCTTCCAAGCAGGAATGCCGATCATTGGATGGGCGCTCGGTCATCAGTTTGAACGATTCATTACACCTGTAGACCATTGGATTGCGTTCATCCTCCTCTCCCTTATTGGAGCAAAGATGCTCTATGATTCCATTACAGAGGACCCCACATGCCCCGTGGAAACAGTAGATCAGATTGATCTCAAAGAACTATTACTGCTTTCCATCGCAACCAGCATCGATGCCCTGGCAGTGGGGATCACCCTAGCATTTCTGGACACCGATATCATCCTCTCAATCTCCTTGATCGGCATTATTACATTTTTACTCTCACTGCTTGCCGTTATCATCGGAAACCACTTTGGAAATCGCTTACAGAGCAAAGCGGGAATTTTGGGTGGGATTGTACTTATCCTCATCGGAGGAAAGATCCTACTCTCCCACCTTGGTATTATCGGTTTCTAG